In Pseudoalteromonas sp. '520P1 No. 423', the sequence CTTTAAACATGGGCACAAAGTCATGGTAACCAAATTCATTGAGTTCACCATAAGTTTCAATATGGTGTTTGTTTTCTTTACGGCCCTCAAAGTGCATCCACCTTGGATACCATTCACTGGCAAAGGCTGGTACCGAGTATACGCCCCAATGAAGATATATACCGAGTTTGGCATCTTGGTACCAATTAGGTGCTGCTTGATGTTTGGCTAAAGACTGCCAATTTTCTGAATATGTTTTAATTGGTTCAATTACGTTATTTTGTTCGTGTTTGATAGCCGCGCACGAAGAAACAACTGAGCACATTAATAAACATGCAATCGGTTTTATAGATAAATTCATGTGATACCTAATTTAAATAAATAGGATAGAAAGCTCACTTGTTGTTAATAAGTGAGCGATTATGAAAGTGTGTTTAACGTGATTTAAAGGTGATTTTAAAGCCATGAGCAAAATCGCTTGCAGGCTTTTTAGGCATAATGATTTCTAAACCATCAGATGCAGATTGCCATTTTATTTTTGCATTAGAACCAAGCATAGTAACGCTTTCAACTAAGCCAATTCGCATATTGCCTTTGGTAATATTTTTAATGCGTAGGGTTTTCCCTGCACCTGGCCAAGCTAACGCATAAGCATAAAGGTTGCCATCTTTAGTAGTAAAACGAATATCTTTACTGGTATAAGGTGACTTTTGTGCTTTATGGTCAATTTCGTTAACTTTACCTTCTCCAAATAAATACCAAGGGCGAGAACCATAAATGCCCTCACTATTAGCTGACATCCATTGGCCCATTTCTTCTAGTGTTTGGGTCGCTCTTTTATCTAACGTACCATCGGCTTTAATTGGAATGTTTAATAATAAATTACCGTTTTTACTTACGATATCGATAAATTTATCAATCACTAAATTCGTTTCCATATAAGTGGCTTTTTTACGGTAGCCCCAATCACCAATCGAATCATCTGTTTGCCAAGGTTCCGATAGAATGTGGCTAGCTTTACCACGCTCATAATCTAACGTTGCCATGCCATCGTCATACATAGCTTGCCAAGGGCGTTCTTTAATGGCCATGACAGCTTGTTGTTCACCATCATATTTTTTTAAGCTGGTATTGTATAAATGTGCAATGACATCCATACCTGTTTGGCCATTATCTTCGCCTCTAAAAGGAATCGCACTATCAAAGTAGAAATGATCTGGCTGATATTTATCGATTAAATCTTTCATACGCGCAGACCAGTGATCTCGCCAGGCCTTAGGTGGATTTAATGGCGCTCTTGGATGTGTATCGCTGTGTTGTTCATGGTATAAACCAGAAAAGTTTTTATCATTACCATCATAAGGCACACCTGCTTTTTCGCCTTTTGCATCTGCAAGTTTAGACGTATTTAGCCAGCTATAACTACGAGAAAGGTGCGTTGTCACACCAAAACGTAATCCATGTTTTAATGTTGCATCTCGCCACATGCCAGTTATATCTTTTTTAGGCCCATGGTTAACTGAGTTCCATTCTTGATGCTTAGAATCCCATAAATCAAAATTGTCATGATGCACAGCCACAGGGGTAAAATATTTGGCTCCAGCTTGTTTAAATAATCCCACTAAAGCATCAGGATCAAATTTTTCGGCTTTCCATAATGGAATAAGATCTTTATAACCAAACTCAGAAGGGTGGCCGTAATTTTTAACATGATGTTTATTTTCTTCAGTACCTTGGATGTACATTTTACGTGGGTACCATTCGCCTACTTCTGCAACTGAATAAGGCCCCCAGTGTAAATAGATACCAAGTTTAGCATCTCGAAACCATTGGGGTGTTTTGTATTGTTGTAATGAAGCGATATTGGCTTCATAAACTTCAGGTGTTGTATCAGTATTTGTTTGTGTTGTGTTCTTTGTTGTGCTGTTTGTTGTATTACAAGCACTGAGGCCTAAAATTGCAGCGGTAATAAATGTTACTTTTGAAATGGTGTAAATTTTATTATTGTTAAATGTAATCATAACTCTGCCATGTTAATTATTCGTTTATCTAAAACTTTGTTTGCTTTATAGGGTAAAGATGTGCTTGTGTTTATAGGCACATCCTAGTGAGTTTTTTATGGTTTACTCAATGTAGGTTTCATCATAAGTTTGATAATCTCTGTGATTATGTAAGTGCTTGGCTTTGCTTTTTTTAGATGTGTAATCTTGTAAAAACTTTTTACCTCTTTTCTTTGAAAAGTATGGGTGGTCAGCCGTTAATGGTGGATATTGCGCTAAAATATCATCAAATTGCTTTCTGGCTTTAGCATGTTTTTTATCACCACTTATATCACCAGTAACAAGTTGATAGCCTTCTCCAAAACGATTATCTCCTGTGAAATACATTCGGCCTTTAGGCATGCCCAACATAGGATTAACCACTTCTAATAAATAGTTTTTAGTGCGAACAATTTGAGAACCTGAAATATAACCATAGATCCAGTCTCTATGGGCGTCTGTTTTACCTGTTAAGAAAGGTACTAGGCTAGTGCCGTCAAATTTATAATCTTTTGGTAATTTATCTTCTGCATTTGCCCAGTCAATTAAAGTTGGCGCAATATCCGAAAAGTCTGTTAATTCATCTGTCGCACCGCGTTTTTTAATACCTGCACCCCACACTATATGCGCTACTTGTGGTCCA encodes:
- a CDS encoding alpha-L-fucosidase, which encodes MITFNNNKIYTISKVTFITAAILGLSACNTTNSTTKNTTQTNTDTTPEVYEANIASLQQYKTPQWFRDAKLGIYLHWGPYSVAEVGEWYPRKMYIQGTEENKHHVKNYGHPSEFGYKDLIPLWKAEKFDPDALVGLFKQAGAKYFTPVAVHHDNFDLWDSKHQEWNSVNHGPKKDITGMWRDATLKHGLRFGVTTHLSRSYSWLNTSKLADAKGEKAGVPYDGNDKNFSGLYHEQHSDTHPRAPLNPPKAWRDHWSARMKDLIDKYQPDHFYFDSAIPFRGEDNGQTGMDVIAHLYNTSLKKYDGEQQAVMAIKERPWQAMYDDGMATLDYERGKASHILSEPWQTDDSIGDWGYRKKATYMETNLVIDKFIDIVSKNGNLLLNIPIKADGTLDKRATQTLEEMGQWMSANSEGIYGSRPWYLFGEGKVNEIDHKAQKSPYTSKDIRFTTKDGNLYAYALAWPGAGKTLRIKNITKGNMRIGLVESVTMLGSNAKIKWQSASDGLEIIMPKKPASDFAHGFKITFKSR